Proteins co-encoded in one Kutzneria chonburiensis genomic window:
- a CDS encoding helix-turn-helix domain-containing protein, with protein sequence MPVLGIRRNTWDATRIAALREERGWTQEELAERSGLSVRTIRNLELGWVQSPRRSSVDLLADALGVKDTPEPAPDQLRWRGPQPLPTALVGPRAEHERLAQTVRANRLTTFIGPGGVGKTRLALSIAAEVGPSFRDGVVVVELGDVPSERLGDQTTTVRQRVRQQLGWDRTDERAADLLLVLDNAEHIPDSVTAVTKELLGRYLGLHVLTTARRKLTERLGVNCEIRPLTVEGEELMLRHVGADAWSADELPLVAELCRRLGGLPRWLEFAAERLRTIPVTALLAHGPSTQMLWTNDHALLRHQRSLAESLRWDLDLLTEDHRTLLRSLAMLPTPLFTVDDVLPIPVRNPLMLLSELLEASLIVADATDRYRYRLAPYVDEVALDLQEQVVGF encoded by the coding sequence ATGCCTGTGCTGGGAATCCGCCGGAACACCTGGGACGCGACGCGGATCGCGGCGCTGCGCGAGGAACGCGGCTGGACGCAGGAGGAGCTGGCCGAGCGGTCCGGACTGAGCGTCCGGACGATCCGGAACCTGGAGCTCGGCTGGGTGCAGTCGCCGCGCCGCTCGTCGGTCGATCTGCTGGCCGACGCGCTCGGCGTCAAGGACACGCCTGAGCCGGCCCCGGACCAGCTTCGATGGCGTGGTCCGCAGCCATTGCCGACGGCGCTGGTCGGTCCGCGCGCGGAGCACGAGCGGCTGGCGCAGACGGTGCGGGCCAACCGGTTGACCACGTTCATCGGCCCCGGCGGCGTTGGCAAGACGCGCCTCGCACTGAGCATTGCCGCCGAGGTCGGCCCGAGTTTCCGCGACGGCGTTGTCGTCGTGGAGCTCGGCGATGTCCCGTCGGAACGTCTCGGTGACCAGACCACCACGGTCCGGCAGCGCGTGCGCCAGCAGCTTGGCTGGGACCGGACCGACGAGCGGGCGGCCGACCTGCTGCTGGTGCTGGACAACGCCGAACACATTCCGGACAGCGTCACCGCCGTCACCAAGGAGCTGCTCGGCCGCTACCTCGGCCTGCACGTGCTGACCACGGCCCGCCGCAAGCTCACGGAGCGCCTCGGTGTCAACTGCGAGATCCGGCCGCTCACGGTGGAAGGCGAAGAGCTGATGCTGCGGCACGTGGGCGCGGACGCGTGGTCGGCCGACGAACTCCCGCTGGTCGCCGAGCTGTGCCGGCGGCTCGGTGGCCTGCCGCGCTGGCTGGAGTTCGCCGCTGAACGGCTGCGGACGATCCCGGTGACGGCGTTGCTGGCCCACGGCCCGTCGACGCAGATGCTGTGGACGAACGACCACGCCTTGTTGCGGCATCAGCGTTCCCTGGCCGAGAGCCTGCGGTGGGACCTGGACCTGCTGACCGAGGATCACCGCACGTTGTTGCGCAGCCTGGCCATGCTGCCGACGCCACTGTTCACCGTGGACGACGTGCTGCCGATACCGGTGCGGAACCCGTTGATGCTGCTGTCGGAGCTGCTGGAGGCGTCGCTGATCGTCGCCGACGCCACGGACCGCTACCGCTACCGGCTCGCGCCCTATGTGGATGAGGTGGCACTGGATCTCCAGGAGCAGGTTGTCGGCTTCTGA
- a CDS encoding ABC transporter ATP-binding protein, producing the protein MRDTVKAYAALMGIGFRAAPWHATAQLLTGIVFATSVPIGGFGAKLLVDAAIAGDLRAGLLAAGMMAITVGAALASVFYYVHCLFTVQERAGAVASQRLMELIGGAEGLAHHERADYLDQVQRIREEHWRLPGMVNATAGLVRVAATLAVTAVLLVQVDPFLLFLPVLSALSFWLGKVSKDLKVAAQEATSEPERLRRHLFELGTSVSTAGELRVYGLTALLGERHHRVSNTVIGQRNRASWRGAGLQAIDGAVNALAYIGAIGLALMHVVNHNATAGDVVLVVGLAAQMTSTVGTAVMYGTDFLFVLRVGQRFMWLKQYAAGTRRTGSEAVPETLHDGIELWDVRFGYPGKPVLDGVSVRLPAGAVVALVGDNGAGKTTLVKLLSGFGKPESGQILVDGADMAAFDTAHWQQRCAAAFQDFAKLEFPVRESVGVGDLPRIDDLVAVGAAVERAGASSVVQSLPQGLETQLGTRWDDGVELSGGQWQKLALARGLMRTDPLLVVFDEPTAALDAHTEHMLFERFAAAARTARQRSTVTLLVSHRFSTVGMADLIVVLDQGRVREVGSHQELMAGGGMYAELYELQSRGYR; encoded by the coding sequence ATGCGTGACACGGTCAAGGCCTACGCGGCGTTGATGGGCATCGGTTTCCGGGCCGCCCCATGGCATGCGACGGCCCAGCTGCTCACCGGCATCGTGTTCGCCACCTCGGTGCCGATCGGCGGCTTCGGGGCGAAGTTGTTGGTGGACGCGGCGATCGCCGGCGATCTGCGGGCGGGACTGCTCGCCGCCGGGATGATGGCGATCACCGTCGGCGCCGCGCTGGCCTCCGTTTTCTACTACGTGCACTGCCTTTTCACGGTCCAGGAGCGCGCCGGGGCGGTGGCCAGCCAGCGGCTGATGGAGCTGATCGGCGGGGCCGAAGGCCTGGCCCACCACGAGCGGGCCGACTATCTGGACCAGGTGCAGCGGATCCGCGAGGAGCACTGGCGGCTGCCGGGCATGGTGAACGCGACCGCCGGCCTGGTCCGTGTCGCGGCGACCCTGGCCGTCACGGCCGTGCTGCTGGTTCAGGTCGATCCTTTCCTGCTGTTCCTGCCGGTGCTGTCGGCGTTGTCGTTCTGGCTCGGCAAGGTGAGCAAGGACCTCAAGGTGGCGGCCCAGGAGGCGACGAGCGAGCCGGAACGCTTGCGGCGACACCTGTTCGAGCTCGGCACGTCCGTGTCGACGGCCGGCGAACTCCGGGTCTACGGCCTGACCGCGCTGCTCGGCGAGCGGCATCACCGCGTGTCGAACACCGTTATCGGACAACGCAATCGGGCCAGTTGGCGGGGTGCCGGGCTCCAGGCGATCGACGGCGCGGTCAACGCCCTGGCTTACATCGGCGCGATCGGCCTGGCGCTGATGCACGTCGTCAACCACAACGCCACCGCCGGCGATGTCGTGCTGGTGGTGGGCCTGGCGGCGCAGATGACGTCCACTGTCGGCACGGCCGTCATGTACGGCACCGACTTCCTGTTCGTGCTGAGGGTCGGCCAGCGATTCATGTGGCTCAAGCAGTATGCCGCCGGCACGCGACGCACCGGCTCCGAGGCCGTGCCCGAGACTCTGCACGACGGCATCGAGCTGTGGGATGTGCGCTTCGGCTACCCCGGCAAACCGGTGCTGGACGGCGTGTCGGTGCGGTTGCCGGCCGGCGCGGTCGTCGCCCTGGTCGGCGACAACGGGGCTGGCAAGACGACGTTGGTGAAGCTGCTGAGCGGGTTCGGCAAGCCGGAGTCCGGGCAGATCCTGGTCGACGGCGCCGACATGGCTGCATTCGACACCGCGCACTGGCAGCAGCGGTGCGCCGCCGCGTTCCAGGACTTCGCCAAGCTGGAGTTCCCGGTGCGGGAGTCGGTCGGCGTCGGTGACCTGCCGCGGATCGACGACCTGGTGGCCGTCGGCGCGGCGGTGGAACGAGCCGGTGCTTCCAGTGTCGTCCAGAGCCTGCCGCAGGGCTTGGAGACGCAGCTGGGCACCCGGTGGGACGACGGCGTCGAGCTGTCCGGCGGGCAGTGGCAGAAGCTGGCGCTGGCCCGTGGCCTGATGCGCACGGATCCGCTGCTGGTCGTCTTCGACGAGCCGACCGCCGCGCTCGATGCCCATACCGAACACATGCTGTTCGAGCGCTTCGCGGCCGCCGCTCGTACGGCCAGGCAGCGCAGCACCGTCACGCTGCTGGTGTCGCACCGGTTCTCGACCGTCGGCATGGCCGATCTGATCGTCGTGCTCGACCAGGGCCGGGTGCGTGAGGTCGGCAGCCACCAGGAACTGATGGCCGGCGGCGGCATGTACGCCGAGCTCTACGAACTTCAATCCAGAGGGTACCGATGA
- a CDS encoding ABC transporter ATP-binding protein, which translates to MGKNRRIPPTLAGIAALVRVLAKASPGRSVLGVLLIVAAALLPIGVAVATGLLIGSIPAAVSAGLDSGAGRGLLVLLAVVGGLVLAQQVVTPLLTTLGETLGRQVDRELQERVMSAVGTPAGIAHLTDPEVLAGLRVVRGLGLADNDRPSLAVGALASVVPAWLRALAAAAVLVAFHWWLGLIWLVTWPLVVYFMQREYFRVGQVGFGQSSALQQAEYLRDLAITAPAAKEIRIWGLLDWLVTRFSTAWRTAMEPIWRERRPRARVVLGSTGALAVVNALSYGLLAWAAVRHDLGLAGLAVYTQALSLANNYTAFDDQNAYLSFAAASVPKVLNLSDRVAAEPSAGDALELPEAFPADQIRLSGVRFRYPGAEQEALRGVGLSIEAGKSLAVVGDNGAGKSSLVKILCGLHPPTAGTVHVDGIDLAELDPAAWRSRIGVLFQDFAKYHLTVAENIGMGAPHHADDRDRLHAAAERAGALPLIQNLPNGWDTILSPEYTGGTDLSGGQWQRIALARALFAVDAGARVLILDEPTAALDVRAEAEIYERFLELTAGLTTILISHRFSTVRRADRIVVLDNGVVVEDGSHDDLLAREGRYARMFDLQAARFVELEAGHA; encoded by the coding sequence ATGGGGAAGAACAGGCGGATTCCGCCGACACTGGCGGGGATCGCCGCGCTGGTCCGAGTCTTGGCCAAGGCCAGTCCGGGCCGATCGGTGCTGGGGGTGCTGCTGATCGTCGCGGCGGCCCTGCTGCCGATCGGCGTGGCCGTGGCGACCGGCCTGCTCATCGGGTCCATTCCGGCGGCAGTGAGCGCGGGACTGGATTCGGGTGCTGGCCGGGGGTTGCTCGTGCTGCTGGCCGTGGTCGGCGGATTGGTGCTGGCGCAGCAGGTTGTCACGCCGCTGCTGACCACGTTGGGCGAGACGCTGGGCCGGCAGGTCGACCGCGAACTCCAGGAACGCGTGATGTCCGCTGTCGGTACGCCGGCCGGCATCGCGCACCTGACCGATCCGGAGGTGCTGGCCGGTCTGCGGGTGGTCCGTGGCCTGGGGCTGGCCGACAACGACCGGCCGAGCCTGGCGGTGGGGGCGCTGGCCAGCGTGGTGCCGGCGTGGCTGCGGGCACTCGCCGCGGCGGCGGTGCTGGTCGCGTTCCACTGGTGGCTCGGCCTGATCTGGCTCGTGACGTGGCCACTTGTCGTCTATTTCATGCAGCGCGAGTACTTCCGGGTCGGGCAGGTCGGGTTCGGGCAGAGTTCGGCGCTGCAACAGGCCGAGTACCTGCGGGACCTGGCGATCACCGCGCCGGCGGCCAAGGAGATCCGCATCTGGGGCCTGCTGGACTGGCTGGTCACGAGGTTCAGCACGGCCTGGCGAACGGCGATGGAGCCGATCTGGCGGGAACGTCGCCCGCGGGCCCGGGTGGTGCTCGGGTCGACCGGGGCGTTGGCCGTGGTCAATGCCTTGTCATACGGGCTGTTGGCCTGGGCCGCCGTCCGGCATGATCTCGGGCTGGCCGGTTTAGCCGTCTACACGCAGGCGTTGAGCCTGGCCAACAACTACACCGCTTTCGACGACCAGAACGCGTACCTGTCATTCGCCGCGGCTTCTGTGCCCAAGGTCCTCAACCTCAGCGACCGGGTCGCCGCCGAGCCGTCCGCCGGAGACGCGTTGGAGCTGCCGGAGGCGTTCCCCGCCGACCAGATCCGGCTGTCCGGCGTCCGGTTCCGTTACCCCGGGGCGGAGCAGGAAGCGTTGCGGGGCGTCGGATTGAGCATCGAGGCCGGCAAGTCGCTGGCCGTGGTCGGCGACAACGGGGCCGGCAAGAGCTCGCTGGTCAAGATCCTCTGCGGCCTGCACCCGCCGACCGCCGGCACCGTGCACGTGGACGGAATCGACCTGGCCGAGCTGGACCCGGCGGCCTGGCGCAGCCGGATCGGCGTGCTGTTCCAGGACTTCGCGAAGTACCACCTCACCGTCGCGGAGAACATCGGCATGGGCGCGCCGCACCACGCCGACGACCGCGACCGGCTGCACGCGGCGGCCGAGCGGGCGGGGGCGTTGCCGCTCATCCAGAACCTGCCGAACGGCTGGGACACGATCCTGTCGCCGGAGTACACCGGCGGCACCGACCTGTCCGGCGGGCAGTGGCAGCGCATCGCCCTGGCCCGGGCCCTGTTCGCGGTGGACGCCGGGGCGCGCGTGCTGATCCTCGACGAGCCGACCGCCGCCCTTGACGTACGGGCTGAGGCCGAGATCTACGAGCGGTTCCTGGAGCTGACCGCCGGGCTGACCACGATCCTGATCTCGCACCGGTTCTCCACGGTGCGCCGAGCTGACCGGATCGTGGTGCTGGACAACGGAGTTGTCGTCGAGGACGGCAGCCATGACGACCTGCTGGCGCGGGAAGGACGGTACGCCCGGATGTTCGACCTGCAAGCGGCCCGGTTCGTGGAGCTGGAGGCCGGTCATGCGTGA
- a CDS encoding glycosyltransferase family 2 protein, with translation MTATLDLLLRWVFLAYLLLVGSYLILQTVFAERAHRRTTPSRSSTLPTVDVVIPCYNEDPAELAACLDSIARQDYAGEIRVHVVDDGSPNRAELEPVYQKFRRRKGNRVILLPANMGKRHAQAQAIVDSDGEVVISVDSDTEIDPDGVRRLVAALDDPTVGAAMGEMRAANASVNWLTRIIDRRYWYACNQERAAQSLFGSVLCCSGPFSAYRRSVLERTLDDYLNQTFRNRPSTHGEDRHLTNLVLGTGMRTVYVGAARAATVVPERLKPFLRQQLRWNRCVYRDMAAILPRLPARGFYLVLDAVVQLLAPALLAATLVLLTVRGFSGFGYYGSGLALVALGHCAYGVWRTRSLGFLSFALYGLMHVVLLIPVRVHALLTLSDDRWGQRATAPPRAFVPSRPPLDAQSGD, from the coding sequence GTGACCGCCACACTCGATCTGCTTCTCCGGTGGGTGTTCCTGGCCTACCTGCTCCTGGTCGGCAGCTACCTCATCCTGCAGACCGTGTTCGCCGAACGGGCACACCGGCGCACCACACCGTCCCGCTCAAGCACCCTGCCGACCGTGGATGTCGTGATTCCCTGCTACAACGAGGATCCGGCCGAACTCGCGGCCTGCCTCGACTCGATCGCCCGACAGGACTACGCCGGCGAGATCCGGGTGCACGTGGTCGACGACGGCTCGCCCAACCGGGCCGAGCTCGAGCCCGTCTACCAGAAGTTCCGCCGGCGCAAGGGAAACCGGGTCATCCTGCTGCCGGCCAACATGGGCAAGCGGCACGCCCAGGCCCAGGCCATTGTGGACTCCGACGGCGAGGTCGTGATCTCGGTCGACTCCGACACGGAGATCGACCCCGACGGCGTGCGCCGGCTGGTCGCCGCGCTCGACGATCCCACGGTCGGCGCGGCGATGGGGGAGATGCGTGCCGCCAACGCATCCGTGAACTGGCTCACGCGGATCATCGACCGGCGCTACTGGTACGCGTGCAACCAGGAACGGGCCGCGCAGTCGCTGTTCGGCTCGGTGCTCTGCTGCTCGGGGCCGTTCTCCGCGTATCGCCGGTCGGTGCTCGAACGCACCCTCGACGACTATCTCAACCAGACCTTCCGCAACCGGCCCAGCACCCACGGCGAGGACCGCCACCTCACCAATCTCGTGCTGGGCACTGGAATGCGCACCGTCTACGTCGGCGCCGCCCGGGCCGCCACGGTCGTGCCGGAACGGCTGAAACCGTTCCTGCGCCAGCAACTCCGCTGGAACCGCTGCGTGTACCGGGACATGGCGGCCATCCTGCCCCGGCTGCCGGCGCGGGGTTTCTACCTCGTGCTCGACGCCGTCGTGCAGCTCCTGGCCCCGGCGTTGCTCGCGGCAACCCTGGTCCTGCTGACGGTAAGAGGCTTCAGCGGGTTTGGGTATTACGGGAGCGGATTGGCTCTCGTTGCGCTCGGCCATTGCGCGTACGGGGTGTGGCGGACGCGGAGCCTGGGCTTCCTGAGCTTCGCGCTGTACGGGCTGATGCACGTCGTGCTGCTGATCCCGGTCCGCGTCCATGCGCTGCTCACGCTGTCCGACGATCGCTGGGGGCAGCGGGCCACGGCGCCGCCCCGGGCGTTCGTGCCGTCTCGTCCACCACTAGATGCACAGAGCGGGGACTGA
- a CDS encoding condensation domain-containing protein has product MADGNWTISERVPVRFTGGRARTGPATLGQTNMVRSVGIDDPAGSNARLIWEVPAGVDVARLASVVTTLLLRHDSLRTTFPEAGRQSVAGEGSLEMSVYEADDAYACADDVAPRLRAIRFDPATELPVRASVITSHGVPAGLILILCHTAVDAASQSILRREVTALLTGEELPPPAATQPVDLGETEQTPAGQRRIASALRYWDDLLSTTPQAMFAVPGVGPTDWMLPRLTLRSTTAAPALARIADRTGAGRATVVLAALCALIGRRLGVRTAVVAMLAANRLLPHLTDYVGTISQDALMSAELDVATFDELVGRIRDRSLAAYRRSTFDSVALWNIIDGVAARRGTHWARDCVFNDLTGLGQGSGPADVTDSAIRLEWLPAEAMPTRLMVWAVRLDDEVELSVLADPGCLSTAEVEAFGSAIIRLIVEAADQDIDLASSSVVASLEPVVRGDGWYLSDRCWIELAAVRQLLDDVLDGRPNLVVAVPDPAFGHRLVCYVTGDHVAAERIHADCVAALEMRPSAMAPHHYVLCSQAPADVTDVTAWQSLAVAERTGRAEPKVTVRPAN; this is encoded by the coding sequence ATGGCAGACGGCAACTGGACGATCAGCGAACGGGTGCCGGTGCGGTTCACCGGCGGCCGGGCCCGCACCGGCCCGGCCACCCTCGGGCAGACCAACATGGTCCGCTCGGTGGGCATCGACGATCCGGCCGGCAGCAACGCGCGGCTGATCTGGGAGGTGCCGGCCGGCGTCGACGTGGCCCGGCTGGCTTCCGTCGTGACGACACTGCTGCTGCGGCACGACTCGTTGCGCACGACGTTCCCCGAGGCCGGACGGCAGTCCGTGGCCGGCGAGGGCTCGCTGGAAATGTCGGTGTACGAGGCCGACGACGCCTATGCGTGCGCCGACGACGTGGCCCCTCGGTTGCGCGCCATCCGGTTCGATCCCGCCACCGAGCTGCCGGTGCGGGCCAGCGTGATCACCTCGCACGGCGTGCCGGCCGGCTTGATCCTCATCCTGTGCCACACGGCCGTGGACGCCGCGTCGCAGTCGATCCTGCGCCGTGAGGTGACCGCGTTGCTGACCGGCGAAGAGCTGCCGCCGCCGGCCGCGACGCAGCCGGTGGACCTTGGCGAGACCGAGCAGACGCCGGCCGGCCAGCGGCGTATCGCGTCGGCGCTGCGGTACTGGGACGACCTGCTGAGCACCACCCCGCAGGCCATGTTCGCCGTCCCCGGCGTCGGCCCGACCGACTGGATGCTGCCCCGGCTGACGCTCCGGTCGACCACCGCCGCGCCGGCATTGGCCCGGATCGCCGACCGGACCGGTGCGGGCCGGGCCACTGTCGTGCTGGCCGCGTTGTGCGCGTTGATCGGCCGTCGGCTCGGCGTGCGGACGGCCGTGGTGGCGATGCTCGCGGCCAATCGGCTGCTGCCCCATCTGACCGACTACGTCGGCACCATCTCGCAGGACGCCTTGATGTCGGCCGAGCTGGACGTCGCCACGTTCGACGAGCTGGTCGGCCGGATCCGTGACCGGTCGCTGGCCGCCTACCGCCGCAGCACCTTCGACTCGGTGGCACTGTGGAACATCATCGACGGTGTGGCGGCGCGTCGCGGCACGCATTGGGCGCGGGACTGCGTGTTCAACGACCTGACCGGGTTGGGGCAGGGTTCGGGGCCGGCCGACGTCACGGATTCCGCCATCCGGCTGGAGTGGCTGCCGGCCGAGGCGATGCCGACCCGGCTGATGGTCTGGGCCGTCCGGTTGGACGACGAGGTCGAGCTGTCCGTGCTGGCCGATCCCGGTTGCCTGTCGACCGCCGAGGTCGAAGCCTTCGGCAGCGCCATCATCCGGCTCATCGTCGAGGCCGCCGATCAGGACATCGACCTGGCCTCGTCAAGCGTGGTCGCCTCGCTCGAACCGGTCGTCCGCGGCGATGGCTGGTATCTGTCCGACCGCTGCTGGATCGAGCTGGCCGCCGTCCGACAGCTGCTCGACGACGTGCTCGACGGCCGGCCCAATCTCGTGGTGGCGGTGCCGGATCCCGCTTTCGGACACCGGCTTGTGTGCTACGTCACCGGTGATCACGTTGCCGCCGAACGGATCCACGCCGACTGCGTCGCCGCGTTGGAGATGCGCCCGAGCGCGATGGCCCCGCACCACTACGTTCTCTGCTCGCAGGCCCCCGCCGACGTGACGGACGTGACGGCCTGGCAGTCGCTGGCCGTCGCCGAGAGGACCGGCCGGGCCGAGCCGAAAGTCACGGTGCGACCAGCGAATTGA
- a CDS encoding RNA polymerase sigma factor, whose protein sequence is MRTVEWETLYSDNVTWVFRLMLGRVGNLPDAEDLTAEVFLTALPYLRTEADVEQIRAYLRATARTVLARHWQSAFTTEAAAIELAKTADAPTETGPGGEATQQAELILGALPDPYRSVLRLRYLHSYSLKETASELGITLSNAKVIQHRALKLAAALGDG, encoded by the coding sequence GTGCGAACAGTCGAGTGGGAGACGCTCTACAGCGACAACGTGACCTGGGTGTTCCGGTTGATGCTCGGCCGGGTCGGCAACCTGCCGGACGCCGAGGACCTCACCGCCGAGGTCTTCCTCACCGCCCTGCCCTACCTGCGCACCGAGGCCGACGTCGAGCAGATCCGGGCCTACCTTCGGGCCACCGCCCGGACCGTGCTCGCCCGCCACTGGCAGTCGGCGTTCACCACCGAGGCCGCCGCCATCGAACTGGCCAAGACCGCGGACGCCCCGACGGAAACGGGGCCGGGCGGCGAGGCGACACAGCAGGCCGAGCTCATCCTGGGCGCGCTGCCCGACCCCTACCGGTCGGTGCTCCGGTTGCGCTACCTGCATTCGTACTCGCTCAAGGAGACCGCCAGCGAGCTCGGCATCACCCTGTCCAACGCCAAAGTCATCCAGCACCGCGCCCTGAAACTCGCCGCCGCACTGGGCGACGGCTAG
- a CDS encoding helix-turn-helix domain-containing protein: MAALMQEDITTVAALVQTTQDLGALLRKLLRETGGGAVTYRDVAKRTGWSHATCGNYLNGRTLASRDRFAVLVDLCDIPPRLRRDLLAARDRVEDLRRGHQPAGAQIRSADSRSEILAATCERSTEIAEVTLTSSGSEVLAWLDGAVRELATSYVRESAEPILERLATVHLAAVNLVHAKLSRVHTRRLYFYAGLTGYLLASASHDRGDTATALRQAEAAFAFAQRAEHPGLCALIRNIQSLTAFWAGRYEEALRYANAGVAFSAHTAGIMSVLLPLRAARVLAHTHQVSSAQQALRRADLRWHRLVTDDVDDLLGYDDTNVGPARLSYVAEVYMALPKDGQALRAGEHHAHAAAEGFADPSRPGWSYDRAAISHIYLSMARLGLGDPDGAAAAIAPVFTLESEKRTLDITSILGRYQRTLRQHKAGAVLDGRIRELLTS; the protein is encoded by the coding sequence GTGGCGGCGCTTATGCAGGAGGACATCACGACGGTCGCGGCACTGGTCCAGACCACGCAGGATCTGGGTGCGCTGCTGCGCAAGCTGCTGCGGGAGACCGGCGGCGGCGCGGTCACGTACCGTGATGTGGCCAAGCGCACCGGCTGGTCGCACGCCACCTGCGGCAACTATCTCAACGGGCGGACACTGGCCAGCCGGGACCGGTTCGCCGTGCTGGTCGACCTGTGCGACATACCGCCGCGGCTGAGACGGGACCTGCTGGCCGCCCGCGACCGGGTCGAGGACCTGCGCCGCGGCCACCAGCCGGCCGGGGCCCAGATCCGGTCGGCCGACAGCCGGTCGGAGATACTGGCCGCGACCTGCGAGCGGTCGACCGAGATCGCCGAGGTGACGCTGACGTCCTCGGGCTCGGAGGTGCTGGCCTGGCTCGACGGCGCGGTGCGCGAACTGGCCACCAGCTACGTGCGTGAATCGGCCGAGCCGATCCTGGAGCGGCTGGCGACCGTGCACCTGGCCGCGGTGAACCTGGTGCACGCCAAGCTGTCGCGCGTGCACACACGCCGGCTGTACTTCTACGCCGGGCTGACCGGGTACCTGTTGGCCAGCGCCAGCCACGACCGCGGCGATACCGCCACGGCGCTGCGGCAGGCCGAGGCGGCCTTCGCCTTCGCCCAGCGCGCCGAGCATCCTGGCCTGTGCGCGCTGATCCGCAACATCCAGTCGCTGACCGCGTTCTGGGCCGGCCGCTACGAAGAGGCGTTGCGGTACGCCAACGCCGGCGTTGCCTTCAGCGCGCACACGGCCGGCATCATGTCGGTGCTGCTGCCGCTGCGCGCCGCCCGCGTGCTGGCCCACACGCACCAGGTCTCCAGCGCCCAGCAGGCGCTGCGCCGGGCCGACCTTCGCTGGCACCGGCTCGTCACCGACGACGTGGACGACCTGCTCGGCTACGACGACACCAATGTCGGACCGGCCCGGTTGAGCTACGTCGCCGAGGTCTACATGGCGCTGCCCAAAGACGGCCAGGCCCTGCGGGCCGGCGAGCACCACGCCCATGCCGCCGCCGAGGGCTTCGCCGACCCCAGCCGCCCCGGCTGGAGTTACGACCGGGCCGCCATCTCCCACATCTACCTGTCCATGGCCCGCCTTGGTCTCGGCGACCCCGACGGCGCCGCCGCCGCGATCGCCCCCGTGTTCACCCTCGAGTCCGAGAAGCGGACGCTCGACATCACCAGCATCCTCGGCCGCTACCAGCGGACCCTGCGCCAGCACAAGGCCGGTGCGGTGTTGGACGGTCGCATCCGTGAACTGCTGACGTCCTAG